GCACATGCCCCAGACCGAGGTGGTCGCGGACATCGATTTCCGCCGGGTGGAGCGGATCCTGCGCAACCTGCTGGCCAACGCGGTCGACCACAGCGAGGGGCGCCCGATCGAGGTGCGGGTGGCCGAGGACCCCGAAGCCGTCGCGGTGACCGTGCGGGACCACGGCGTCGGCCTGCGGCCGGGCCAGGAGGAGCTGGTCTTCACCCGGTTCTGGCGCGCCGATCCCTCGCGCAACCGGCAGACCGGCGGTACCGGGCTCGGGCTGGCGATCAGCCTGGAGGACGCGCGGCTGCACGGCGGCTGGCTGGACGCCTGGGGCGAGGTCGGTCGCGGCGCCTGCTTCCGGCTGACGCTGCCGAAGCGGCCCGGCATCGAGCTGACCGGCAGTCCGCTTCCGCTGAACCCCACCGGCAACCACGGGCTGCCGCCGCTGGTCACGGCGTTGCCCGCACCGTCGGAGCAGGAGCAGGAACCGCAACGGCAGACCGTGGGCGCGGGAGCACAGCACCAGGAGGAAGAGCTGTGAGGTTCCGGGGTCGTGTCGCCGCGCTCTGCCTGGCCCTGGCCGGCGTCCTGCTGCTCAACGGCTGCGCCTCCATCCCCGAGTCCGGCGCGCCCAAGAAGCTGCGCCCCGGCCCGGACCTGGGCCAGGGGACCGAGGCGGTCCGGCCCGACCGCGGGCTCACCCCGCTCGGCCTCGTCCGCAACTTCGTCAAGGCGTCGGCGAACTCCGAGCAGCTGCACGCCGCCGCCCGGCTCTACCTCACCGAGCAGGCGAGCCGGTCCTGGGACGACCGCAGCCTGCACCGGGTGATCGCCGACGACTTCGACACCATCCCGCGCCCGGTGCTCGGCCCCAACGGCGAGGTGAAGCCGAACGAGCAGATCGTCGTCGTGCGCGGCACCCAGTTCGGCCGCGTGGACTTCGACGCCTCGTTCGTCCCGGAGACCAAGGCCATCGAGACGGAGCTGCGGGTCGAGAAGCAGCCCAACGGCGACTGGCGGATCGCCGACCCGCCGCAGGGCGTCGTGGTCACGTTCACCAGCTTCAAGGAGAACTACAAGCAGGTCCGGGTCTACTTCTCCGATCCGAACCACCGCACGGTCGTCCCGGACCTGCGGTACGTGCCGATGCTCCCGGCGCGCGCGGTGCCGGACAAGGTCCTCGACGCGTTGCTGCTCGGCCCGTCCGCGGCCCTGCGCGGTTCGGTCACCAGCGTGATCCCGCAGAACACCGCCCTGGCGAGCAACGTCAGCGAGAGCGCGGACGGTGCGCTCCAGGTGAACCTCGGCAAGCTCGGTGACATGACCACGCCGGACCGCCGGGTGATCGCCGCCCAGGTGGTGCTGTCCCTGCGCGGCGTCACCAACAGCCGGATCAAGCTCTACGCCGACGGCCAGCCGCTGGTGCCGGACAAGCTCGAATGGCGGCCCGCCGACGTCGCGACCTTCGAGGCGCACCTCGGCCCCAGCCCGGAACTGGCCGGTATGTACGTCTCCTCGGGGAAGCTGCGCTCGCTCAAGGACGAATCGCTCGTCGCGGCCGCCGCGGACGTCAACGTGGTGTCGGCGGCGCAGTCCAAGCAGGGCGACCTGCTCGCCGTCGTCGCCCGCCACGGCACCGGCGTGCAGCTGCGGGTGGGCCCGACCAACGGCCCGCTGCGCGAGGTCCCGCTGCGGCAGTCGGGACGGCTGACCCGGCCGACCTGGATGCCGGACGCGCCGGAGATGTGGACCGTGCTGGACCAGAGCACCGTGGTCCGCGTCGTCGACACGACCGGCCGCGGCATCTGGAGCTCCACCAGGGTCAACGCCGACGAGCTGACCCGCTTCGGGCCGATCACGGAGCTGCGGCTGTCCCGGGACGGGCTGCGGGTGGCCGCGATCGCCGGTGGCCGCGTCGTCGTCGGCACCGTCGCCGAGCAGGGCGGTGAGCGCAGCGTCCGCGCCACCCAGGTGCTCGGCTTCAACCGGCTGGCCAACCCGGTCGCGGTGGAGTGGCCCCTGCCGGACGCGTTGGTCGTCGCCACGACCAACGCGACGACCCCGGTGGCCAGGATCGGTGTGGACGGCCTGGTGGTGGAGTCCTACCTCAGCTCCAACCTGACGCCGCCGGTGCACGCGATCGCCGCGGCGCCGAGCCGTCCGGTGATCGTCTCCGACAGCGGCGGGCTGTGGAAGGTCACCGAGTCCAGCGAGGTCTGGCAGCCGCTGCCGTTCAACCCCGGCCCCAACGCGGTGCCGTTCTACCCGGGCTGACCAGCCGGGAACACCACCCGGGTGGCCTAGTCAGATCCGGCGGGTCCGTGCCGATACGGAGGAGGAACC
The window above is part of the Allokutzneria albata genome. Proteins encoded here:
- a CDS encoding LpqB family beta-propeller domain-containing protein, which produces MRFRGRVAALCLALAGVLLLNGCASIPESGAPKKLRPGPDLGQGTEAVRPDRGLTPLGLVRNFVKASANSEQLHAAARLYLTEQASRSWDDRSLHRVIADDFDTIPRPVLGPNGEVKPNEQIVVVRGTQFGRVDFDASFVPETKAIETELRVEKQPNGDWRIADPPQGVVVTFTSFKENYKQVRVYFSDPNHRTVVPDLRYVPMLPARAVPDKVLDALLLGPSAALRGSVTSVIPQNTALASNVSESADGALQVNLGKLGDMTTPDRRVIAAQVVLSLRGVTNSRIKLYADGQPLVPDKLEWRPADVATFEAHLGPSPELAGMYVSSGKLRSLKDESLVAAAADVNVVSAAQSKQGDLLAVVARHGTGVQLRVGPTNGPLREVPLRQSGRLTRPTWMPDAPEMWTVLDQSTVVRVVDTTGRGIWSSTRVNADELTRFGPITELRLSRDGLRVAAIAGGRVVVGTVAEQGGERSVRATQVLGFNRLANPVAVEWPLPDALVVATTNATTPVARIGVDGLVVESYLSSNLTPPVHAIAAAPSRPVIVSDSGGLWKVTESSEVWQPLPFNPGPNAVPFYPG